In Solidesulfovibrio carbinoliphilus subsp. oakridgensis, the sequence GAAATCGACTTTCCTCAAGCACGTCATGGAATCCATGACGCAGCGAAATCCCGAAAAAGCCTATTTCAGCATCGAAGATCCACCGGAATATCCTTTGATGGGTGTCCGGCAGGTGATGATCAGTTCCAATGACCGGGAACATCGGGCTGAGGCCTACTGCGATGCGATTGCCGGAGCAATGCGTTCCGATCCGGATGTCCTGATGATCGGTGAAATCCGTTATGAAGAGGCTGCCGTGGCAGCCATCGACGCGGCGCTCACGGGCCATTCGGTTTGGGCAACGATCCATGCAAATAACGCCATGGGAATCATTGCCCGTTTGGTCAGTATCCTGGCGACGCATTATCAAAATCCCCTGGAGCAGTTGTGTGATCACAATGTCTTGGCCGGACTGGAATACCAGCGACTCCTGCCGATGCTTTGCCCGAACTGTAAGATCCGACTCTTCGATATTCCGGTTGGTGAACGGGAACGCTACCTTCCGGAAGATGTCGCCATTCGTCTGAGTCGGGCGCTTGATGATCGTGAAAGCGTCTTTGTCCGAGGTGCTGGCTGCGAAAGATGCCGGAAGCGCGGTCTGATCGGTCAGACGGTCGCAGCCGAGATCATTGCCACCGATCAGGAAATGCTCGGCTACTTGCGAGAGGGCAACTTTCCCCGCGCCCAGGAGTATTGGCTCCAGAAAAAAGGCGGCCACAGCTACATCGATCATGCCATCGATCTCATTCAAAGTGGTCTGGTTGATCCCTACATCGCCGAGGAACGTCTCGGAGTGCCCCTCAATTTCAACCAGGTCTTCGTGGCCGGGGGGCGTTGATGCGCAGGTATTATGGGGAACTCCTGGCCCGCTTGGCCTTTAGCGGTTCAGTCCGCCAGCGTGTGTGGAAAAAACTGGCGGCCCAGACGCGGCACGGAATGAGTCTGGATCAAAGCCTTCGGCAGATGCGATCGCGGGCCCTGTCACGACGATCTCCCCTGTCTTTCGTCTATACCCGGGTCCTCGAATATCTTGGCCTCGGCCATAGCCTGGGCGCGAGCCTGACGGAATTTGCGTCGTCGGAAGAGGTGATGCTCATTTCAAGTGGCCAGCGCTCAGGCCGGTTGGCCGAAGGCCTTGAGCTGGCCGCGGATCTCCTGGCTGCCCGTCAAAAAATCATCAAGGCGGTGGTCGGCTCCCTGGCCTATCCTGTCTTTCTCTTTGGCATGTGCATCGTCTTATTGCTGGTCGTCTCCATCATGGTGATGCCCAAATTCGCCATGCTGTCCGATCCTCGCAAGTGGCAAGGCGCACCAGCGCTCTTTTATAAAATGACTTCCTTTGTGGCTTCCGTATCAGGAACCATCACGCTCGTGGTTCTTTTTTGTCTATTTTTGGCGTCAATCTTTACGTTACCTTATTGGACGGGAAAGTTTCGACTGTATGTTGAAAAAATACCTCCTTGGTCAATTTATCGAATCACCGTGGGCTCTGTGTGGCTCTATACATTATCGACTCTTATGCGCTCAGGTATTCAACTCTCTCATATCCTGGAGAGCATGATAAACTCGGATACAATTACACCATATCTGAGAGAGCGAATTGAAGCCATTTCGTTGGAAAACGGAACCGGAAAAAATCTTGGTGAGGCAATGTACGATTGCGGATTGGACTTTCCGGACCAGGAACTGATCGATGATCTCCGGGTCTATGCTCTTCTCCCCGGTTTCTATCGTCAAATGCATCAACTGGCTCAAGGGTGGATGTATGATGGCGTCGATCTTGTCCAAAGGCAATCGCGGGTCATGAATCTGATGGGGATTGTCTTGATTACTGGAGTTGTCTCGGTTTTGGCGGTTGCTATCGGTTCTTTGCAATCACAACTCTTACCGACTGGAGCGTATTGACATGACTCTTCTTGAAACACTTGGCGCTATTCTGGTTGGTCTCATTGTTCTGGCTGGAGCTGCATTGGGCCTTAATGCCGCTTTTTCATCCTCGAAGTTAGGTGAAACGGAGCAAAACCTTGTGACACTTCGAATGCAGGTCCAGCATATGTTTTCCGGAAATGCCGATTACGCCGGTCTTGATAATGCCCTGGCCCTCAAGGCTGGAGTGGTTCCGAAGTCATTTATTAAAGGTGAATATTTGAAGAATGCTTTTGGTGGTGAAATTACGTTGGCACCTGTTAGCACAGATGCTGGTTTCTCCATCGAACTTACCAGCATCCCGCAGGAAGAATGCACCAAGTTGGCAAAGTTTCAGACAGATGCTTGGCTTGGAGTCGATGTGAATGGTCACGAGGTGAATCGTCTGTCCGATACTGTGGTGTCCGACATTGTGGGATTTTGTGAAGACAGCAATACGATCCTTTTTACAGCGAGATAGTTATGCTGGTTGATCTGTCGTTTTCTGATTTGATCATTTTACCGGACGGGTCCGCCCGGCTCAAGGGATGTCCGGAAACAGGACAGCAACTTATTCCCGTCCCAGCGGACTGTACGGATGAGATCAAGGATTTGCCCAATCGATTGACGGACGCCGTGTTGTCTCGTCGCCATATGGACCCCGCTACAGGAATGCGCGTGGAATCTGGAACCATTCGATTTCACCATCAAGGCATCCATTATCGGGTGGCCGACATTCAAGATGTCAACTCGGGTCGGACATGGTTTTTACGGCGATTGGCTGAGCGTGTCCCTGACCTGACCGGATTGGGATTACCTCCCTACCTCTGCGAGTGGCTGCTGCTGGAGGATCAACGGCAGGGGCTCGTCTTGGTTGCCGGCGCGCAGGCCTCGGGCAAAACCACGACGGCCAGCGCCTTGGTGGCAGGCCGGTTGATGCGCCATGGCGGTCATGGCGTCACGTTCGAGAACCCGGCGGAACTCCCCTTGGGCGGCAGTTGGGGGGAGCACGGCCACTGTTTCCAGACCGAGATCCAAGGCGAGCACGAATTGCCCGAGCAAATCAAGCGCGCCCACCGCTACGCCTCTCCGAATATCATTTTTATTGGAGAAATCCTCACCAAGTATGCAGCGCTGGAAGCCTTGCGCGTGGCTCTCGGCTCCAAACAACAATTGGTGGTCGCTACGATCCACGGGCTTGATGTCATCGCGGCATTGGAGCGGCTTATCAATTGGGCGCAAGAATTTGATGGTAATAATGCTTGCGAAAATTTGGCCAACTCACTTTTGGCTATCATTCTTCAAGACCTCGAAGGTGAGCCCAAATGGCAGAAGATTTCCCAATACCTGCTTCTCCCTTTCGTGGCTCCGAACCCGGAAAGTTCCATGCGGGTAAAAGGCATTCGGGCCAAATTGCGGGAAAGGCAATTTCACTCCCTCCATGATGACATGCGTGAACTTCGCAATCGGATCGCGGATCACGGCCTGAAGGCTATATAATGAAACCCATGGCATTCCTTATGATCCTTCTCGGCGTCATGGCCATGATCTACGTTGGCAACATGACGTCCCAGGATGAACAGCGGACAGAAGCGATAGCCCTTAACTTCGCTCATTACCGCAATGAGGTGCACCGCTATGTATTTGAAGGTCACAAGGCTGCCGGCGACATTGCGGTCTCATCGCTGGACCTGCCTACGGGGTGGACCATGTTGCGCCCCTGGCAGGCCCGCATCGAGGCGGGATGTCTCTATGTGTGGGGAGAGGCCTCGCCGGAGGAGATCGCGGCCGTGCGGGATCTCTACTGGGGAAGCTACGCCATCGGCCGCGCGGCCGGGGGCAGGCTTGATCCCGGATACGGCGGCACAACCCCAATCCCCTCGTTCGTCGCCGCGGACTCGCTCGTGAGCGTCGTCAGCGTGGAGTAAGGCATGAAATTAATCGAAACCATCGGGGCCTTGTTGATCCTGGCCATCATGCTCCCCGTGCTTTTCAATCTGTGGTCGCTGGGTTCCAACGAAATCGAAAAGCGCCAAGCCGCCGACCAACTGGCGGCGGTGACCAAGGCCGCTGCCGGTTATGTCCGCAAGCACCAGACCGATCTTCTGGCGCAGGCCACGGCCAGCAGCGGCCCATCCATCAGTACCGACCCGTTGGTGGCCGAAGGCTTCCTGCAGGATGGTTTTCAGGGACACAATGTCTGGGGGCAGACCTACCAGATCAGCTTTCGGCAGCCTTCAGCCAATGCCCTCCAGGCCATCATCCTGACCACGGGCGGGCGCGGCCAGGACACCAACGACCCGCGATTCGCCTCTGCCCTCGTTCCTTCAGCGGCTGCGATGGTCGGCGGAAGTGGCGGCTATATTCCTACCGGTGATGTCCCAGGCCAGTCGCCGGACTCCCTGCGGGGCGCATTTGGCGGATGGATAGTCACCCTGGCCAACTTCGGGATCGCCTCACCTGGTGCCGGCCACCTCGGGGCCTTGACCACCTTCGACTCCAGCAGTCTCGGTCAGGACTTTCTTTATCGGGTAGCCGTGCCCGGCCACGCCGAACTCAACGCCATGCAAACCGACCTGGATATGACGGATCATTCGATTCGAAACGTCCATGAGCTTCAATTTACTGTCCGGACGCTTGATGGTGAAACCTGTGATGAATCAACTGAAGGACGGACGTTTTTGGACAAAGATCAGGGGTTGTACCTGTGTCGCAACGGCAAGTTGGAGGTCATAGGCGATAGCGGAAACAGTTTTTTGCTGAAAAATGCCACCTTGGCCAAGGATGGCGACCTCATCACAAAGCCCGTTTGTGCGCCCGGGACCGAGACTGCTCCTCAGATTTTTGTCGCTCCGTCACTTGCCGCTGCCGGCGCGGAAGCTCCTCCCATCACCGCCTTCCAGGCCTGGGCCATCAGCAAAAGCGAAACAGAATGGGAGGTGCATCTGCGGCTTTTGACCACGGACGATAACTTGGGCTGGATCAATCCTGGCTCGGATTATGGCCGCATCATGGTTTGCACGTTGTGCGGCAAAGGAAATTGATCATGGAAGATCCAAATCAGTACATCGAAACAAAGAGAATGCGAAAATGGCCACTCTACGTGGCGATTGCCGGGATAACGCTCGGGATAGGCATCATGGTCTTTGCCATTGAACATTCCGGGAAGAAAAAAGCGGAAGAAGCCAAAAAGCCGGAAATTCAAATGCGCGACGACAAGCCCCTTGTCAGCACGGACGGGGGGATGGGGTTGGCCAATCCGCCAGCGCCGGCACCTGCTCCGGCCCCGGTCGAGCCAAAGCCGATTGTCGTGGTCAAGGACAAGGACCCCCGCGACACGTCGCGCGAGCTGGACGATCTGCGCCGGCAGAAAGTTCAGGCCGCCATGACCGCGCTTTCCTCTCCGCTCGTGATCCGTAAGGTTTCGGAAAAGGAAGATAAAAAATCAGACGGCAAACAACTGGTCGAGAAGACGATGGACGGCTCACGTCCGGACTCGCGCGAGAGGCCTTCCGACCGGCTTGACCAGCTGGATCGTCTTGAACGTCTCGCGGGCGCTACGAAAGGCGGGGAGTATAATCCCGCTGCCGACCGGGACAAGGAGGCATTTTTCGACCGGGCCAAGGTTTCGGATCGTCAGTGGATCTCGCCCAACACCCGGATGGCGGGGCACCGGTTCGAAGCGAAAACCGGCACAGTGATCCCGGCCTTGATGATCGGCGGCATCAATTCGGATCTGCCCGGCCAGATCATCGCCCAGGTGGCCCAGAACGTCTACGACACGGCGGATGGGCGCTACCTGCTCATCCCGCAGGGTGCGCGCCTCTATGGGGTCTATGACTCCAGGATCATCTATGGGCAGTCCCGAGTCCTTGTTGCCTGGAACCGCATCATCTTTCCCGATGGCTCGGCCATTACCCTCGAATCCATGCCCGGTGCGGACAGCGCCGGCTATAGCGGCTTCGAGGATCAGGTCAATAACCACTATTTCCGCATCTTTGGCGGTGCGCTCCTCATGTCGCTCGTCTCCGGTGGCGCTTCCTGGGCCGTCGATTCCGTCACGCCAAGCGACAACTCAAACAATGGGTCTCCCACGCTGCAACAACAGATGTCGTCCTCTCTGGCAACCCAGCTTGGCCAGACCACCTCGCAGCTCCTCTCGAAAAACATGTCCATCAAGCCGACGCTGGAAATTCGTCCTGGGTACCGCTTCAACGTCATCGTGACCAAGGATCTGGTCTTCAGGGCACCTTATCGGGAGCAGCGTCATGAACCATGACGTGGTGCAATACGGCCTCGGTGGCAGCAAGATCCGCCGACGTACCCTGCGCTGGGGCTATCTATTTTTCATGGTTGTCCTGGCCCTGGCCAGCATGAGCCGGGCCACGCAGCTCGTGGCCTCCCATTTCGGGCCTCAGGCGGCCCTGGGGCAGCCCTGGGGCCAGGCGCTGGGAATCACATGGTATGCACCGTGGAAAATCTTGTCCTGGCATTCGTGGGGTGTCGAGCACGAGGCCGTGAAGCAGGCCGAATCCCAGGCGCAGATGCTGTTTCTGGTGCCGCAGTTCGTGGTGCTGGGATTTGCCTTGCTCGGCATGCGTAAACCAAAGGCAGGGAGAGATATACACGGGTCGGCCCATTGGGCGACCGAGCAGGAAATTCAGGAGATGGGACTCCTGGACGGCCGTGGGGTGTACCTCGGCGGTTGGGTCAAACGCTTTGAGGGAATTTCCGCCCTGTACCGACGGCTCTGTGGATATGCTTCCGAAACACAACGCTATCTACGCCATAATGGTCCGGAGCACGTCCTCCTTTATGCGCCTACCCGGTCCGGCAAGGGTGTAGGCGTCATTCTTCCCACGCTCCTTTCTTTCCCGGATTCCGTAGTGGTTTTGGACATCAAAGGTGAAAACTGGGCGTTGACGTCGGGCTGGCGGCAATCGCAGGGACAAAAAGTCCTCCAATTCGATCCTTCCGATGCCGGAGGAGGATCGGTGAGCTTCAACCCTTTGGATGAGGTTCGTCTCGATACCTTGCTCGCCATCCCCGACGTCCAAAATATCGCCACCATGGTCGTCGACCCGGAAGGCAAGGGTCTTCAGGACCATTGGAGCAAGGCCGGATTTGCTTTTATCGCCGGAGCCTTGTTGCATTGTCTGGTCATGGTGCGCCATCGTGAGAAGCGCACGGCCACCCTTCACGATCTTGGGACGATGTTGGCTGACGAAAGCCGGTCCATTGATGATCTTTTTGAAGAGATGCTCAAAACGGATCATGCCGCGAAGGTGAAGGAGTGCTTTCCGAAAGACCCGACCGGGGGAGATGAAATTCATACCTTTATCGCTTCTTCTGCGAGGGAAATGCTTAACAAAGCTCCCAATGAAGCAAGCGGAGTCGTTTCTACCGCTCTGGTCAACTTGGCTCTTTATCGTGATCCTGTCGTTGCCCTTAATACTTCAAGAAGTGATTTCCGAGTTCAGGACCTCATGAATCATGAGACTCCTGTGAGCCTTTATCTCGTCATGAGTCCGGCCGACGTCAACCGGCTGCGCCCTCTTATCAGATTAATCCTCAATCTCATTATTTCGCGGATCTGCGAGAAGATGGAATTCATAGAAGGCGTCCAGGTAAAACCGAAACGCCGCCTGCTGTTGCTGCTCGATGAGTTTACGAGCATCGGTAAAATGGAAATTGTCAACAAATCCATTGCCTATACTGCCGGCTACGGAATTAATTATCTTATTGTTATCCAGAATATTGAGCAGTTAAACGATACGTATGGAAAGGAAAACGGCATCAAGGGCAATTGCCATGTGCGGGTTGCATATGCCCCAAATACCCTTGAGACGGCCCGGGAACTCTCGGAAATGACCGGGAAGACCACCGTCGTGAGCGAGAAGACCTCATTGTCTGGCTCCCGGAGCGGGCACTTGAAAAATGCTTCCGTAAGCCTTTCCGAAACAGCCCGCCCTTTGTTGACTTCCGATGAATGCCTGCGGTTGCCAGGACTCCAGAAGAAGGGGGACCGAGTGGTCAAGGCTGGCGACGTGCTCATTTTTGTGGCCGGCCGGTCCGCGATTTACGGACGGCAAATTCTCTACTTCCTGGACCCCGTATTCTCCAAACGGGTCAAGGTGCCGGCTCCCGCCAAATCCGATTCCCTATGCCCGGCCGTCGCTGGCCAGGAAGCCAAGCCCGCCATGCAGACGGAACAGCCGGAGGCCGAAAGCGGCTATGCCGCTTATCTCAAAAAGCAGGACAAGCAGGTGGAATCGGCATGAAATACGCCTTTTTGCTTGTCCTGCTCTTGGTTTGCGGCGGTGCCTTTCTTTTTCAGGAAGGCTTTCGGCTCAACGCCACCGCCTCGATGCCAAGGGGCATCTACCGGCTTGTCCCTGGCCATCCTGTGATCGAGCACGGAGATCTCGTCAGCTTCTGCCTGGAAGACGCCTCTTTCGCCGCCCTGGCCCTCGATCGGGGCTACCTACGGCCCGGGTCCTGCCCGGGCGGCCTTGAGCCCTTGCTCAAGCGCATTGCCGGCCTGCCGGGAGACTTCGTGGACATCGGTCCGGACGGTCTCATGGTCAACAGCCGGTTACAGCCGGAGAGCCGGATATGCGTCCAGGACCGCCACGGCCGGCCTCTGCCGCCTGTGGCCCTCCATCCGGGCCGGATACCCGCAGGTATGGCCTTGATCCTATCCGAGGATCATCCCGGTGGATTTGATGGGCGGTATTTTGGCCTGGTCCCCCTTGCCTCACTGCGGAAGGTAAGGCCCGTTCAACTCTTCGACTCCATGGGAGGAAATTGAAGATGGAGAGAGAAATTCTTGCGAGGGCGGCCCGAGCGGTGGATGCCCAGGCTTCCGAAGATCCGAGTCTGGGTGTCCCGGTTGACCCGGACGTGGCGGACTTCATGGGGGCTTTCGAGGAAAAGGCCGTCGGTCTCGATGACCTGGACGAAATCCAGGGAAACGAGGGGGAGGGCGGCCATGGTGCATAAAGACCGCAAACCCTTCCACGAGCAGTTTGCTGAACAGATCATCGAGGACCTCAAGAAGGGAGTCGCTCCTTGGCAAAAGCCCTGGCAGCCCGGGGAGCGGCATGCACCGTTCAATCCCATCTCGGGAACCGTCTACAGCGGCATCAACCGGGTGATGCTTTCGCGCAAAGGATTTGATGAGCCACGCTGGATGACGCTCAAGCAGGCCAATACCATTGGGTGCCGAGTCAGAAAGGGCGAGAAATCCCAACCCATTGTGTACTGGCAGTTTACGAAGGAGGAGCCGGCCAAGGACGATCAGGGAAAGCCTCTTTTGGACGGGGAAGGCAACCAGGTCATGGAACAGGTCCACCTGACCCGCCCCATCATCCGGTTCTCCTCGGTCTTTCATGCGACCCAACTGGAGGGCGAGATGCCTCCCCTTGATCCCGCCACGCTCAGGCCCACCTGGGATCCCAACGAAAAGGCCGAGACCATCCTCGGCAACTCCGGGGCGGTCATCAAGCACAACCAGCGGGATCGGGCGTTTTACAGCCTGCGCACCGATGAGATCAGCCTGCCCCCAAAAGAGCATTTTCCCTCGGGCGATGGCTACTATGCCACGGCGCTCCACGAGCTGGGCCATTGGACCGGTCATCCCTCGCGCCTTGACAGGGAATTTGGCCCTTTCGGCTCCGAACCCTATGCCCGCGAGGAACTCCGGGCGGAAATCGCCTCCTGGATGCTCGGAGAGGATTTGGGCATCGGCCATGATCCGGGCCAGCACGTGGCCTATGTCGATTCCTGGATCAAGGCACTGGAAAAAGATCCTTATGAGATCGTTCGCGCCTGTCGCGATGCGGAGAAAATCAAGCAGCACGTGGTGGCCATGGAACAGAAGCAGGATCTCACGCAGGAAGTCACGCCCGCTCAGGAACAAAATGCCGTCCTTCCTGGCCATGAAAAATCCATGACGCCCACGCAGGCGATGGAGCCTCAGGAACGTGTCCCGGCACAAGGTGTCCCCGAGGCGCCAGACCATCGGACTTATTTGGCCGTCCCCTACCGGGAAAAGAACCGAGCGAAGGCGGCCGGCGCACGGTGGGATGGCAAAGCCAAACTCTGGTACGCGCCAGAAGGTTCGGACATGGCCAAGCTCGGGGCCTGGCTCCCTCAAAACGAACCGGCCCCGGCCGCGACCATGGAACCCGCCGAGGAATTTGCCCAAACGCTCCAGGCGGCCGGGTTCTACCTCAAGGGCCTTCCCGTCATGGATGGCAAGATCCATCGGGTTCCTGTCGTGGGGAAGCCCAATGGGCTCGATGGGGCCTATCAGGGCTTCCTCGATGGCCATCCTGCCGGCTGGTATCAAAACCATGTGACCGGCGAGAAAGCCACATGGAAAGCCCACGGCCATAGCCTTACCGAGGAGCAAAAGGCAGCGCTCAGGCTCGAAGCGGCAGAGCGCAGCCGACAGCGGGAACAGGAACGTGTGGCCCTGCAAGACGCGGTTGCCCGCCGATGCGACCAGGATTTCGAGGCTCTCCCTCCCATCCGGCCCATAGCCGCCATAAACAACCCCTATCTTCTTAGCAAAGGAATTCCTCCGCTGGGCGGCATCAAGGAGTCCCCGGATGGAACGATCCTTCTGATCCCCCTGCACAATGCCCAGGGGACGATCCGCAACGTCCAGGAAATCTCCTGGGGCGGGGAGAAACGTTTTCAGACAGGCGGCGAGAAAAAGGGCTGCTTCTGCCTGATTGATCCCGAAAAGAAACTCGAACACGGGGAACCGGGACAGGAGGGGGAAATCCTTCTGGCCGAGGGGTACGCGACCAGCGCCAGCCTCAATCTGGCGACGGGCAAGCCGGTGGCTGTGGCGTTTGATGCCGGGAACCTGGAGCCTGTGGCCCAGGCGCTTCGGGAAAAGTACCCCATGGCCACCATCACGATCTGCGCGGACAATGACCATGCCCGTGAGCATGGAAACATTGGGGTTGAGAAAGCCCGGCAGGCCGCTCAGGCCGTGGGCGCAAGTGTGGTCGTTCCGATCTTTAATAAAGAGGAGAAAGCCGCAGGCTTGACGGATTTCAACGATCTGCACCAATCGCGCGGACTCCTGGCGGTGGAAGAGCAGGTGGCCCGGGGACGGACCCGGGCGCGGGGACAGCACCAGGAACGGGAGCTGTCGCGTGAACTCTAAACTCCTGTGTGTCGTTTGCAGCCTCGGTCTGTTGCTCCTGGCCGGACAGGCCAGGGCGCAATCCCCGGAAGATCTCGATCTTCTCTTTGACGCGCCCTGTGCCCGCTACGGCGCGCCCAAGGCTTTGGCCCGGGCCATTGCCCATCACGAAAGCGGCCTGCGCCCCTGGGCCATGAACATCGAGGGTAGACCCATCCTGCACGCCTCCAAGGAGCAGGCTTTGGCGGTGGCCCGGGCCGCCCTCCAAGCCGGCCTCTCCTTCGATGTCGGGGTGATGCAAATCAATTCGTGGTGGATCAGGCGCTATCACCTCCCCCTGGAGGTGGTGTTCGAGCCTCGGGGTAACGTCCAGGTCGGCGTCTGGATCTTGGCCCAGTCGATCAAACGCTTTGGCCTCACGTGGCAGGCCGTGGCCACCTACCATACCCCCAATCCGGAACGCGGACGGGCCTATGCCGCCGCCGTGCTTGCCCGCCTGAGCGGGAGACCTGTCGCTGCATCGACCGCGCCCTCGATGGCGGCGGATTCTTCCGCAGCGTCCAAATCCAAATCGTCGCCGGCGGCCTCCGCGTCGCCGTTGCTGGTGAAGCGGTTTCGCCAGCTTGCCAGCAATGAAACCAAACTTGTGAAGTGAGGGTCTCATGAAAAACCTCCTGATCGTCGAATCTCCCGGCAAGATAAAAAAGATCCAGGGATTCCTGGGAAACGACTGGCAGGTCATGGCCAGCGTGGGTCATGTCCGTGACCTTCCCCCGCATGATCTTGGCATCGACGAGGCGGATCTTCGGCCCCGCTACGTCCCTACCGAGAGGGGAAGGACTGTCCTGGCCAAGCTGGCCAGGGCGGTGGAACTCGCGGACTCGGTTTTTTTGGCGACAGACCCTGACCGCGAGGGGGAGGCCATCGCGTGGCATCTGGCGGATGCCCTGGCCCTGCGAAATCCCCAGCGCATCACCTACACCGAAATCACGGAGCAGGCCGTCAAAGGCGCGATTTTAAAGCCTCGCCAATTGGATATGCGGCTGGTTGCCGCACAGGAAGGCCGTCGCGTCTTGGATCGGCTGGTGGGGTACAAGGTTTCGGGGCCCCTGTCTCGCTTGGCCGGCAGAAAATCGTCTGCCGGTCGGGTACAGAGCCCGGCCGTGCGCCTGGTGGTCGAACGTGAACGCGAAATCCGAGCCTTCAAGGTGACCACGCATTATGGGGTGGATCTCATCTTCGACGCCTTGGACAACATCACGCCGGGTTGGAAAGCCGAGTGGAAGGTGAAGCCGTGGCTGGAACCCGGCCAGGAGTATCTGCTCGATAAGGCGCTGGCCACGACGGTGGCCGGCGTACGGAGGGTCACGGTCCTGAGCTGCGAAGAATCCGAGAGCCGCGCCGCGCCGCCAGCGCCGTTCACCACGTCCACTTTGCAGCAGGCGGCCTCGAATGCCCTGAAGATGTCTCCCAAGGAGACCATGGGACTCGCGCAACGGCTGTATGAGGCTGGCCACATTACCTACATGCGTACGGACTCGCCAAATTTGAGCGAGGAGGCGGTGGCTTCCATCCAGGAATACTGCCGCAGCCGGAACTGGCCGGTCGTGGCCAAGCCCAGGCACTGGAAAAGCAAGGAAGGCGCGCAGGAGGCCCATGAGGCCATCCGCCCAACGCACATCGAGATCGAAGAGGCCGGCGAAACCGAGGGAGAGAAGGCCCTTTATGCGCTTATCCGTCAGCGCACGCTGGCCAGCCAGTTGGTGGATGCGGTTTTTGCCGTACGCACCGTGCGGCTTGTCGGGAATCCTGTTGAGGATCGGGGCCCCGAGTTCGAGGCGAAGGGGCGGACCCTGACCAGTCCCGGTTGGAAAGTTGTCCTGGGAGGGGATCAGGCTGACGAAGGAGAAGAGGAGGCGGAAAATCCTGTGCCTAAACTCCAGGCCGGCAGCCAACTGACGGTAGGCGAGGGGAAGGTGACGATCCATAAGACCAAGCCCCCGGCGCGCTTTTCCGAAGCATCACTCGTCAAGGCCCTGGAAGATCGCGGCATCGGACGTCCATCCACGTACGCCGCCATCCTGGAGAACATCCTGCGCCGGGAATACGTGCGGCTGGAAAAGCGCAAGCTGGCCCCCACCCCGGCTGGTGAGGACGTGGTTGATGCGCTGCTTGGCCGCTT encodes:
- a CDS encoding ATPase, T2SS/T4P/T4SS family gives rise to the protein MESFSFLDVVPETLRGRVALVGGVLHMSAELMGNLEMVSFVGGLQRRGIREYAWHKPDEFDAKYRDQASITGQGENAVQQYAIDLLLYAFEAGASDIHLMDFGCYTMIRFRCLGMLSDYTQLNADLGKRLVACIYQKLSQSADACFSPTERQDGRIAKREYLPSSVHSVRVHSEPIECSQAEGGVGTSMSLRLLYDATSAKGSLQERMTALGFTKDQCDTAQFLTRRTGLSIISGPTGHGKSTFLKHVMESMTQRNPEKAYFSIEDPPEYPLMGVRQVMISSNDREHRAEAYCDAIAGAMRSDPDVLMIGEIRYEEAAVAAIDAALTGHSVWATIHANNAMGIIARLVSILATHYQNPLEQLCDHNVLAGLEYQRLLPMLCPNCKIRLFDIPVGERERYLPEDVAIRLSRALDDRESVFVRGAGCERCRKRGLIGQTVAAEIIATDQEMLGYLREGNFPRAQEYWLQKKGGHSYIDHAIDLIQSGLVDPYIAEERLGVPLNFNQVFVAGGR
- a CDS encoding type II secretion system F family protein; this translates as MRRYYGELLARLAFSGSVRQRVWKKLAAQTRHGMSLDQSLRQMRSRALSRRSPLSFVYTRVLEYLGLGHSLGASLTEFASSEEVMLISSGQRSGRLAEGLELAADLLAARQKIIKAVVGSLAYPVFLFGMCIVLLLVVSIMVMPKFAMLSDPRKWQGAPALFYKMTSFVASVSGTITLVVLFCLFLASIFTLPYWTGKFRLYVEKIPPWSIYRITVGSVWLYTLSTLMRSGIQLSHILESMINSDTITPYLRERIEAISLENGTGKNLGEAMYDCGLDFPDQELIDDLRVYALLPGFYRQMHQLAQGWMYDGVDLVQRQSRVMNLMGIVLITGVVSVLAVAIGSLQSQLLPTGAY
- a CDS encoding type 4 pilus major pilin, yielding MTLLETLGAILVGLIVLAGAALGLNAAFSSSKLGETEQNLVTLRMQVQHMFSGNADYAGLDNALALKAGVVPKSFIKGEYLKNAFGGEITLAPVSTDAGFSIELTSIPQEECTKLAKFQTDAWLGVDVNGHEVNRLSDTVVSDIVGFCEDSNTILFTAR
- a CDS encoding ATPase, T2SS/T4P/T4SS family yields the protein MLVDLSFSDLIILPDGSARLKGCPETGQQLIPVPADCTDEIKDLPNRLTDAVLSRRHMDPATGMRVESGTIRFHHQGIHYRVADIQDVNSGRTWFLRRLAERVPDLTGLGLPPYLCEWLLLEDQRQGLVLVAGAQASGKTTTASALVAGRLMRHGGHGVTFENPAELPLGGSWGEHGHCFQTEIQGEHELPEQIKRAHRYASPNIIFIGEILTKYAALEALRVALGSKQQLVVATIHGLDVIAALERLINWAQEFDGNNACENLANSLLAIILQDLEGEPKWQKISQYLLLPFVAPNPESSMRVKGIRAKLRERQFHSLHDDMRELRNRIADHGLKAI
- the pilM gene encoding type IV pilus biogenesis protein PilM; amino-acid sequence: MKPMAFLMILLGVMAMIYVGNMTSQDEQRTEAIALNFAHYRNEVHRYVFEGHKAAGDIAVSSLDLPTGWTMLRPWQARIEAGCLYVWGEASPEEIAAVRDLYWGSYAIGRAAGGRLDPGYGGTTPIPSFVAADSLVSVVSVE
- the pilV gene encoding shufflon system plasmid conjugative transfer pilus tip adhesin PilV, with protein sequence MKLIETIGALLILAIMLPVLFNLWSLGSNEIEKRQAADQLAAVTKAAAGYVRKHQTDLLAQATASSGPSISTDPLVAEGFLQDGFQGHNVWGQTYQISFRQPSANALQAIILTTGGRGQDTNDPRFASALVPSAAAMVGGSGGYIPTGDVPGQSPDSLRGAFGGWIVTLANFGIASPGAGHLGALTTFDSSSLGQDFLYRVAVPGHAELNAMQTDLDMTDHSIRNVHELQFTVRTLDGETCDESTEGRTFLDKDQGLYLCRNGKLEVIGDSGNSFLLKNATLAKDGDLITKPVCAPGTETAPQIFVAPSLAAAGAEAPPITAFQAWAISKSETEWEVHLRLLTTDDNLGWINPGSDYGRIMVCTLCGKGN
- a CDS encoding TrbI/VirB10 family protein; translation: MEDPNQYIETKRMRKWPLYVAIAGITLGIGIMVFAIEHSGKKKAEEAKKPEIQMRDDKPLVSTDGGMGLANPPAPAPAPAPVEPKPIVVVKDKDPRDTSRELDDLRRQKVQAAMTALSSPLVIRKVSEKEDKKSDGKQLVEKTMDGSRPDSRERPSDRLDQLDRLERLAGATKGGEYNPAADRDKEAFFDRAKVSDRQWISPNTRMAGHRFEAKTGTVIPALMIGGINSDLPGQIIAQVAQNVYDTADGRYLLIPQGARLYGVYDSRIIYGQSRVLVAWNRIIFPDGSAITLESMPGADSAGYSGFEDQVNNHYFRIFGGALLMSLVSGGASWAVDSVTPSDNSNNGSPTLQQQMSSSLATQLGQTTSQLLSKNMSIKPTLEIRPGYRFNVIVTKDLVFRAPYREQRHEP